The following are encoded in a window of Brevibacillus ruminantium genomic DNA:
- a CDS encoding glycosyltransferase family 4 protein has translation MVSYLIPGLSAFCLVWLLMPVARVVALKAKLLDLPRGRKSHAQPMPLSGGLAMFAGVAAVSIFFAGVQKLVAVLLGGSLLLVAVGWLDDTYKTRGKDFPALPKLLMQLLAGLLAFASGIRFRGLGFSWIGGEAGDYYLFPLWLSCLATLLWITGLINMINFLDGVDGLAAGATVFSAITLFFLAYVKGQGLTALVAIVLAGAALGFLRFNFFPAKMFMGDTGSMFLGYALALVSLEGAMKGATLITLVVTVLALGLPVIDTVQVMVSRAMAGSPMYQADRRHVHHRLMSLGLSAKQTVVILYLVSFLFSALSLLLFFWIIP, from the coding sequence ATGGTTTCTTATTTAATTCCGGGTTTATCGGCATTCTGCCTCGTATGGCTGCTGATGCCTGTGGCCAGAGTGGTGGCGTTGAAGGCAAAATTGCTGGATCTTCCCCGAGGGCGAAAAAGTCACGCGCAGCCCATGCCGCTTTCCGGGGGACTGGCTATGTTCGCCGGAGTGGCGGCAGTGTCCATTTTTTTTGCAGGGGTGCAAAAACTGGTGGCTGTTTTGCTTGGCGGCAGTCTGCTCCTGGTGGCCGTGGGCTGGTTGGATGATACTTACAAAACGAGGGGAAAAGACTTTCCTGCGCTGCCCAAGCTGTTGATGCAGCTACTGGCCGGACTGCTGGCTTTCGCGAGCGGCATCCGTTTTCGCGGGCTGGGATTTTCATGGATTGGCGGGGAAGCGGGGGACTATTATCTCTTTCCCTTATGGCTTTCCTGTTTGGCCACGCTTCTCTGGATCACCGGCCTGATCAACATGATCAACTTTTTGGACGGGGTTGATGGTCTGGCCGCAGGTGCCACGGTATTTTCGGCCATTACTCTGTTTTTTCTGGCATATGTGAAAGGGCAGGGATTGACGGCGTTGGTGGCGATTGTACTTGCAGGGGCTGCTCTTGGATTTTTGCGGTTTAACTTTTTTCCGGCGAAAATGTTTATGGGCGACACAGGCTCCATGTTTCTCGGCTATGCCCTGGCATTGGTCTCTCTGGAGGGTGCGATGAAGGGGGCGACTCTGATTACGTTGGTTGTCACTGTTCTGGCACTGGGTCTCCCCGTGATCGATACAGTCCAGGTGATGGTCAGCAGGGCGATGGCTGGCTCGCCGATGTATCAAGCAGACCGCCGACATGTTCACCATCGATTGATGTCACTGGGCTTGTCCGCCAAACAAACGGTCGTGATTCTCTATCTGGTCAGCTTTCTCTTCTCTGCTCTGTCGCTGCTCTTGTTTTTCTGGATTATTCCATAG
- the pcrA gene encoding DNA helicase PcrA: protein MSTVDRIIAGLNPQQREAVLTTEGPVLILAGAGSGKTKVLTQRIAYLIQEKRVAPWSILAITFTNKAAREMQNRVAAIIGREAEDAWISTFHSLCVRILRRDIDRLGINRSFSILDAGDQLSVIKQCLKELNIDPKQYEPRGLLAAISGAKNELIDPLRYSQTAGDAFSMVVAKVYELYQKKLKNNQSLDFDDLIMTTVRLFKEVPEVLEYYQKKFRYIHVDEYQDTNRAQYMLISMLADQFRNICCVGDADQSIYKWRGADISIILNFEKDYPEAKLIKLEQNYRSTKTILQAANQVIANNVLRKEKNLWTDNQSGEKIACFQADSEHDEAYFIVDTIKRQMAEYKRYDKFAVLYRTNAQSRVIEEVFIKSNIPYTIVGGTKFYDRKEIKDILAYLRVISNPDDDISLTRIINVPKRNIGDTTVEKLQAYANAHGQSLYGAIQEAGYMGLPARATNAILSFSDLITNLMQMTDYLSVTELVEEVLKRTGYREMLKEEKTLESAARLENIEELLSVTQEFEKKNEDKSLVAFLTDLALVADIDSLLEDGQTEEEVSAEGQVVLMTLHSAKGLEFPVVFLAGMEEGVFPHSRSLFDNTEMEEERRLAYVGITRAEERLYLTSARMRTLFGRTNVNAPSRFLKEIPAELLEGNLDVESGGMGGGSFGGRGYGSRDGFGRSFAGGQSGPGAKTAFGERGTAGVSAFSRPAQTAPGKLQGHGGGAGIAWKVGDKVKHAKWGVGTVVKVKGSGDDTELDIAFPSPTGIKKLLAKFAPIERG from the coding sequence ATGTCTACAGTTGACCGAATTATCGCCGGACTGAATCCGCAGCAGCGGGAAGCGGTCCTGACCACGGAAGGGCCGGTATTGATCCTGGCCGGGGCGGGCAGTGGAAAGACCAAGGTGCTGACACAGCGTATCGCCTATCTGATCCAGGAAAAAAGAGTGGCGCCATGGAGCATTCTCGCCATTACCTTTACCAACAAAGCCGCCCGTGAAATGCAAAACCGGGTTGCTGCCATCATCGGCCGTGAAGCAGAGGATGCCTGGATTTCCACATTTCACTCGCTTTGCGTTCGCATCCTCCGAAGAGATATCGACCGTCTGGGCATCAATCGCAGCTTTTCCATCCTCGATGCCGGCGATCAGCTCTCTGTCATCAAGCAATGTCTCAAAGAGCTGAACATCGACCCCAAGCAATACGAACCACGGGGACTTTTAGCCGCCATCAGCGGGGCCAAAAACGAGCTGATTGACCCGCTTCGCTACTCCCAGACAGCAGGGGACGCCTTTTCGATGGTTGTCGCCAAGGTGTATGAATTGTACCAGAAGAAGCTGAAAAACAATCAGTCCCTCGATTTTGACGATCTGATCATGACCACCGTCCGGCTGTTCAAGGAAGTGCCGGAGGTTCTCGAATACTACCAGAAAAAATTCCGCTACATTCATGTAGATGAGTATCAGGATACCAACCGTGCCCAGTACATGCTGATCTCGATGCTGGCCGATCAATTCCGCAACATTTGCTGCGTCGGCGATGCTGACCAGAGTATTTACAAATGGCGCGGTGCCGATATATCTATCATTTTGAACTTTGAGAAGGACTACCCCGAGGCCAAACTGATCAAACTGGAGCAAAACTACCGTTCCACCAAAACTATCTTGCAAGCGGCTAACCAGGTAATCGCAAACAACGTGCTGCGCAAGGAGAAAAATCTCTGGACCGATAATCAAAGCGGAGAGAAAATTGCTTGCTTCCAGGCTGATTCCGAGCATGATGAAGCGTATTTTATCGTCGATACGATCAAGCGGCAGATGGCGGAATACAAAAGATATGACAAGTTTGCGGTCCTCTACCGGACGAATGCCCAGTCCCGTGTGATCGAGGAAGTGTTCATCAAATCGAATATTCCCTACACGATCGTCGGCGGCACGAAGTTCTACGACCGCAAAGAGATCAAGGATATTCTGGCCTATCTGCGGGTGATCTCCAATCCCGATGACGATATCAGTCTGACGCGGATTATCAACGTACCGAAGCGAAACATCGGGGATACTACCGTAGAAAAGCTGCAAGCCTATGCAAATGCACACGGACAATCCCTGTACGGAGCGATTCAGGAAGCCGGATACATGGGCCTTCCCGCCCGGGCAACCAATGCGATTCTCTCGTTTTCTGATCTGATCACAAACCTGATGCAGATGACCGATTACTTGTCGGTAACGGAGCTGGTGGAAGAAGTGCTGAAGCGGACCGGCTACCGGGAAATGCTGAAAGAAGAGAAAACGCTGGAATCCGCTGCGCGTCTGGAGAATATCGAGGAGCTGTTGTCCGTTACGCAGGAGTTTGAGAAGAAAAACGAGGATAAGAGCCTGGTCGCCTTCCTGACCGATTTGGCATTGGTTGCAGATATCGATTCCCTGCTGGAAGACGGACAGACGGAAGAAGAGGTGTCCGCAGAGGGGCAGGTTGTCCTGATGACACTGCACAGCGCGAAGGGTCTCGAATTCCCTGTTGTCTTTTTGGCAGGGATGGAGGAAGGGGTATTCCCGCACAGCCGCTCCCTGTTTGACAATACGGAGATGGAAGAAGAGCGTCGCCTCGCTTACGTGGGCATTACCCGTGCAGAGGAGCGGCTCTATCTGACATCGGCGCGGATGCGCACCCTGTTTGGCCGCACGAATGTCAATGCTCCCTCCCGTTTCTTAAAAGAGATTCCGGCCGAATTGCTGGAAGGCAATCTGGACGTGGAGTCCGGCGGTATGGGCGGCGGCTCCTTTGGCGGACGCGGGTACGGCTCGCGTGACGGGTTTGGCCGTTCGTTCGCAGGCGGGCAGTCTGGTCCAGGAGCCAAAACAGCCTTTGGCGAGCGGGGCACAGCAGGAGTCTCTGCTTTCTCCAGACCGGCCCAGACCGCTCCAGGCAAGCTGCAGGGTCATGGCGGCGGCGCAGGAATCGCTTGGAAGGTAGGGGATAAAGTGAAGCATGCCAAGTGGGGTGTCGGAACCGTGGTCAAAGTAAAAGGAAGCGGAGACGATACGGAACTGGACATCGCTTTCCCCAGCCCGACCGGGATCAAAAAGCTGCTTGCCAAATTTGCACCAATTGAACGTGGGTAG
- a CDS encoding CamS family sex pheromone protein yields the protein MKTKRWIYMFPLVLMLALTASGCSLLPGGKPTEDLQPAIPSLSPVVEVSEDYYGSISPYSPNQTRGMLSGTGYRIDFSHLELGLMEIARDTFPTTDYLFQEGQLITRDQVKDWIAQEKAGAPNSKRKTSTLVHVLEHDYLSKDKQQLAGMVVGLSLTPLYQDATGQNKNYTLDELRAKGQQLAAKIVQTIRANSTEVPIVVALYQVPEQNSSLVPGRFIMSGTVHANEASVSKWQPIDEAFYLFPSSDVEKAYPQQSLQFNEKLKRRIQGAFNEFIGVTGVGRFMGGKLTEMTITAIAEYDSRTEVLQFTQFAAAAIDQAFDKNVHVNLYVQTINQPLAIYIRPANGDPYMHIYRK from the coding sequence ATGAAAACAAAACGATGGATATACATGTTTCCGCTGGTATTGATGCTCGCTTTGACGGCTTCAGGCTGTTCTCTTCTGCCCGGTGGAAAGCCAACGGAAGATTTACAGCCTGCAATTCCTTCCCTGTCTCCTGTGGTGGAGGTTTCGGAAGATTACTATGGCAGCATCTCGCCGTATTCGCCCAATCAGACCCGAGGGATGTTGTCCGGGACAGGCTATCGAATCGATTTCAGCCACCTGGAGCTGGGCTTGATGGAGATCGCTCGTGATACGTTCCCGACCACGGATTATCTGTTTCAGGAAGGACAATTGATCACCCGCGATCAGGTGAAGGATTGGATCGCTCAGGAAAAGGCCGGGGCGCCCAACAGCAAGCGCAAAACCAGCACACTGGTCCACGTCCTGGAGCATGATTATCTCAGCAAGGACAAGCAGCAGTTGGCCGGAATGGTGGTCGGACTATCATTGACGCCGCTCTACCAGGATGCCACCGGTCAAAACAAAAACTATACGCTGGATGAACTTCGGGCGAAAGGGCAGCAGTTGGCAGCGAAAATTGTGCAGACCATCCGCGCCAACTCAACGGAAGTGCCGATTGTCGTTGCCCTGTATCAGGTGCCAGAGCAAAACTCCTCACTGGTACCGGGCCGATTCATCATGTCGGGTACCGTTCATGCGAATGAAGCGAGCGTATCCAAATGGCAGCCGATCGACGAAGCGTTCTACCTGTTTCCGAGCAGCGATGTGGAAAAAGCCTATCCGCAGCAATCGCTGCAGTTCAATGAAAAGCTGAAGCGGCGCATACAGGGGGCTTTCAATGAGTTTATCGGCGTAACCGGAGTAGGCCGTTTCATGGGCGGCAAGCTGACAGAAATGACGATCACCGCAATCGCAGAATACGATTCCCGAACCGAGGTCCTGCAATTTACTCAGTTTGCGGCAGCAGCGATTGACCAGGCGTTTGATAAAAATGTCCATGTCAATCTATACGTGCAAACCATCAATCAGCCGTTGGCTATTTACATCCGCCCAGCCAATGGAGATCCGTACATGCATATTTACAGAAAATAA
- the asd gene encoding archaetidylserine decarboxylase (Phosphatidylserine decarboxylase is synthesized as a single chain precursor. Generation of the pyruvoyl active site from a Ser is coupled to cleavage of a Gly-Ser bond between the larger (beta) and smaller (alpha chains). It is an integral membrane protein.): MNKKLLPGIIHRLPQNVMSRTMGKITASRFSRLAIRHYIKHYNIDPSIVEKPVREYRSLKEFFARRLKPGVRSIAEGDDVVASPVDGTVSQMGDTHEGTLIQAKGKQYSLAELLGDAPELAQRFYGGKFITIYLSPRDYHRIHMPVEGNLTRYTYVPGRLYPVNQLGIEHVDKLFARNERLVTHVETKELGCVAIVKVGALFVGSVKVMYNRATTNVKRGRKMSEQIPCAPHYRKGDELGWFEFGSTVILLFESKDLEWADNVKIGSPVLMGQKLAQLKTQ, translated from the coding sequence ATGAACAAGAAACTCCTTCCTGGAATCATTCATCGTCTGCCGCAAAATGTGATGTCGCGTACCATGGGCAAAATCACAGCGTCTCGTTTTAGCCGGTTGGCGATACGCCACTATATCAAGCACTATAACATCGACCCCAGTATTGTGGAAAAACCCGTACGCGAATACCGCTCATTAAAAGAGTTTTTCGCGCGTCGACTAAAACCCGGCGTTCGTTCGATTGCCGAGGGGGACGACGTCGTTGCCAGTCCAGTTGACGGCACCGTCTCGCAAATGGGCGATACCCATGAAGGCACCTTGATTCAGGCGAAAGGCAAGCAGTATAGTCTCGCCGAATTATTGGGCGATGCACCGGAACTGGCCCAGCGCTTTTACGGCGGCAAATTTATCACGATTTATTTAAGTCCCCGCGACTATCACCGGATTCATATGCCGGTCGAAGGTAATCTGACGCGCTACACGTACGTGCCAGGCAGATTGTATCCTGTGAATCAGCTCGGAATTGAGCATGTCGACAAGCTGTTTGCCCGCAATGAACGGCTGGTCACCCATGTGGAGACAAAGGAACTGGGGTGTGTCGCCATCGTCAAGGTAGGCGCCCTGTTCGTCGGCAGCGTAAAAGTGATGTACAACCGGGCGACGACAAACGTGAAACGCGGCCGCAAAATGAGTGAACAGATTCCTTGCGCTCCGCATTACCGAAAAGGGGATGAACTGGGCTGGTTTGAGTTCGGTTCCACGGTCATCCTGCTGTTTGAGTCCAAGGATTTGGAGTGGGCGGACAATGTGAAGATTGGCAGCCCGGTGCTCATGGGACAAAAACTGGCGCAACTGAAGACGCAGTGA
- a CDS encoding WD40/YVTN/BNR-like repeat-containing protein — MKGLLQWGMILMAWVLLAGCSESGRNKPAPPPVTAASSTGDLTYRDVLQLGGVIHNVSMTSDAQQIWVGTHAGLYSSAGGGLWGLLSPQLEQQDVTGWFVDPKNADLIFAAGKNGVLSSNDRGQSWTQLGKGLPKSAEIRSFAGTREGEQLRLFAFVAGEGIYQSSDAGGEWKLWLPLDQEVYAMDFDPVENRLYVAAQFSLLYHEDGEWKTEVVPDVQQVYSLSVDSQGILAVATDQGIMEKVNGEWKQLDARSPETLIVIAPGAGKYQWVGIGESAFVYTLSDDKWKKWN; from the coding sequence ATGAAAGGCTTGCTGCAATGGGGAATGATCTTGATGGCTTGGGTGCTTTTAGCCGGGTGCAGTGAGAGCGGGCGCAACAAGCCAGCTCCACCACCTGTCACGGCAGCGTCATCGACGGGAGATCTTACCTACCGGGACGTTCTGCAGTTGGGAGGAGTCATACACAATGTTTCCATGACATCGGACGCACAGCAGATCTGGGTGGGAACTCACGCTGGTTTATACAGCTCTGCTGGCGGTGGGTTATGGGGATTGCTTTCCCCGCAGTTGGAGCAGCAAGATGTAACCGGGTGGTTTGTCGACCCCAAAAACGCTGATCTGATCTTCGCCGCCGGGAAAAACGGGGTGCTCAGCTCCAACGACCGAGGCCAAAGCTGGACCCAATTGGGAAAAGGTTTGCCAAAGTCGGCCGAAATCCGCAGCTTTGCGGGAACGCGTGAAGGGGAGCAGCTTCGGCTGTTTGCTTTTGTCGCCGGGGAAGGGATCTACCAGTCATCTGATGCCGGGGGCGAATGGAAGCTGTGGCTCCCGCTGGATCAGGAAGTTTATGCCATGGATTTTGATCCGGTGGAAAACCGCTTATATGTGGCTGCCCAGTTCAGTCTGTTGTATCATGAGGATGGAGAATGGAAGACAGAAGTCGTTCCTGACGTCCAGCAGGTGTATTCACTGTCGGTAGACAGCCAAGGCATTTTGGCCGTAGCAACCGATCAGGGGATTATGGAAAAAGTAAACGGCGAATGGAAGCAGCTCGATGCCAGATCGCCGGAAACATTGATTGTCATCGCACCAGGGGCAGGCAAATACCAATGGGTCGGTATCGGTGAATCTGCATTTGTTTATACATTATCAGACGATAAGTGGAAAAAGTGGAACTAA
- the pruA gene encoding L-glutamate gamma-semialdehyde dehydrogenase — protein sequence MQVEFKNEPFTNFSLPENKKAFQEALAKVESELGREYDLIIGGERIKTEKKSRSINPSNTEQVIGVVSQADQALAEKAIQTAAQTFESWKAVPAQARSRYLYKAAAIMRRRKHEFSAWLVKEAGKSWAEADADTAEAIDFMEYYGRQMDKLAERHPLTRIPDEDNELYYVPLGVGIVIPPWNFPLAIMVGMTTAALVAGNTVVLKPASTTPVIAAKFMEILEDAGVPAGVVNFVPGSGSEIGDYLVEHTLTRFISFTGSRDVGLRINELAAKHRPGQKWMKRLVAEMGGKDSIVVDNDCDLEMAAQAIVASAFGFSGQKCSACSRAIVHADVYDQVLNRVVELTKPLTVGDVVNPDFYTGPVVDDKAQKKILEYIEIGKKEGKLMVGGEKGPDNGYYVMPTVFADLDPQARIMQEEIFGPVVAFCKANDFDHALEIANNTEYGLTGSVFSRNRAHLEKARTEFHVGNLYFNRKCTGALVGVHPFGGFNMSGTDSKAGGPDYLLLFTQAKLVSEKL from the coding sequence ATGCAAGTGGAATTCAAAAACGAACCATTTACCAATTTTAGCTTGCCGGAAAATAAAAAGGCATTTCAAGAAGCTCTCGCCAAAGTAGAAAGCGAACTGGGTCGCGAATATGATCTGATCATCGGTGGGGAGCGCATCAAAACGGAAAAAAAATCCCGCTCCATCAACCCTTCCAATACAGAGCAAGTGATCGGGGTTGTATCTCAGGCTGATCAGGCGTTGGCGGAGAAGGCGATCCAGACCGCTGCACAAACCTTTGAGAGCTGGAAAGCTGTACCTGCACAAGCACGTTCCCGTTACCTCTACAAAGCGGCAGCGATTATGCGCCGCCGCAAGCATGAGTTCTCCGCATGGCTGGTAAAAGAAGCAGGAAAAAGCTGGGCAGAAGCAGATGCGGATACAGCAGAAGCGATCGACTTCATGGAGTACTACGGCCGTCAAATGGATAAATTGGCGGAGCGCCATCCATTGACACGCATCCCGGATGAAGACAACGAGCTGTACTATGTACCGCTTGGCGTCGGAATCGTGATTCCTCCGTGGAACTTCCCGCTGGCGATCATGGTCGGTATGACGACTGCGGCGCTGGTAGCCGGAAATACGGTTGTCCTCAAGCCAGCTTCCACCACGCCGGTCATCGCGGCGAAGTTCATGGAAATTCTCGAAGACGCAGGAGTTCCGGCAGGTGTCGTGAACTTCGTACCAGGCTCCGGCAGCGAGATCGGTGACTACTTGGTTGAGCATACGCTGACTCGTTTTATCAGCTTTACCGGCTCCCGCGATGTCGGTCTGCGCATCAACGAACTGGCAGCCAAACATCGTCCGGGTCAAAAATGGATGAAGCGCCTGGTAGCGGAAATGGGCGGTAAAGACTCCATCGTAGTTGACAATGATTGCGATCTGGAAATGGCTGCACAAGCGATTGTCGCGTCTGCCTTTGGTTTCTCCGGCCAAAAATGCTCCGCATGCTCGCGCGCAATCGTACACGCAGATGTGTATGACCAAGTGCTCAACCGTGTCGTAGAGCTGACCAAACCGTTGACAGTGGGCGATGTAGTAAACCCTGACTTCTACACGGGTCCGGTCGTCGATGACAAAGCACAGAAGAAAATTCTCGAGTATATCGAAATCGGGAAAAAAGAAGGCAAGCTGATGGTTGGCGGAGAAAAAGGGCCAGATAACGGCTACTACGTCATGCCGACGGTTTTTGCTGATCTCGATCCGCAAGCGCGCATTATGCAGGAAGAGATTTTTGGTCCTGTGGTTGCATTCTGCAAAGCAAACGACTTTGATCATGCGCTGGAAATCGCCAACAATACCGAGTATGGCTTGACTGGATCTGTATTCAGCCGCAACCGTGCTCATCTGGAAAAAGCGCGCACGGAATTCCACGTGGGCAACCTGTATTTCAACCGTAAATGTACAGGTGCCTTGGTCGGCGTGCATCCATTTGGCGGATTCAACATGTCGGGTACTGACTCCAAAGCGGGCGGACCGGACTACCTCCTGCTGTTCACGCAAGCCAAACTGGTTTCGGAAAAACTGTAA
- a CDS encoding diguanylate cyclase domain-containing protein has translation MRPNDIENLINQYEDVLSCFFHYMSDMIFLMSVEEGTRFRYVLMNPPAMQVSKLTEDAYGKQIEDVYPEEKAATLNSMYRDAVKAGKPIYFTTYGDIIGESLLTPIFNSEGVCTHVLTVTRDLTERKKLETQLEFMAYHDALTGLPNRRLLMDRMKQAMSQAKHMGRQIAVLYLDCDYFKEINDTWGHAVGDEFLRVLAKKLSSCVREVDTVARLGGDEFILLLSSLDSAEEAAKVAKRVLQTLQEPWVIQQHSFTLTMSIGIAVYPRDGTTINELLRHADIALYRSKEAGRNQFCFYSSSME, from the coding sequence ATGAGACCGAACGATATTGAGAACCTGATCAATCAATACGAAGATGTATTATCCTGCTTTTTCCACTATATGTCTGATATGATCTTCCTTATGTCGGTCGAAGAGGGAACACGGTTTCGCTATGTTCTCATGAACCCTCCAGCCATGCAGGTTTCGAAGCTGACAGAAGATGCGTACGGCAAACAGATTGAGGACGTGTATCCCGAAGAGAAGGCTGCGACGCTCAACAGTATGTACCGGGATGCAGTGAAAGCCGGCAAGCCGATCTACTTTACAACCTATGGTGACATCATCGGAGAGTCTCTGCTGACCCCGATTTTTAACAGCGAGGGAGTCTGCACGCATGTCCTCACGGTCACCCGCGATCTCACGGAACGAAAGAAGTTGGAAACGCAGCTCGAATTCATGGCGTACCATGATGCGCTGACAGGATTGCCGAACCGCCGCCTCTTGATGGACCGAATGAAGCAGGCCATGTCCCAGGCCAAGCACATGGGCCGTCAGATCGCTGTTCTCTATCTTGACTGTGACTACTTCAAAGAAATCAACGATACCTGGGGCCATGCCGTGGGAGATGAATTCTTGCGGGTTCTGGCGAAAAAACTTTCTTCCTGTGTGCGCGAAGTGGACACCGTTGCCCGGCTCGGGGGAGATGAGTTTATCCTGCTTCTCTCTTCTCTCGATTCGGCTGAAGAAGCGGCCAAAGTGGCCAAACGGGTTTTGCAAACCCTTCAGGAGCCGTGGGTCATCCAGCAGCACTCCTTTACGCTTACCATGAGCATTGGTATCGCTGTCTATCCCCGCGATGGCACGACGATCAATGAACTGCTGCGCCACGCCGACATCGCCCTGTATCGCTCCAAAGAAGCCGGACGCAATCAGTTTTGCTTCTACTCGTCCTCTATGGAATAA
- the ligA gene encoding NAD-dependent DNA ligase LigA, whose amino-acid sequence MNDMDRLTAEARILELREQIEHHNRLYHTEDRPEITDQEYDQLVRELQNLEDLFPDMVTPDSPTQRVGSAPLSAFEKVVHRTPMLSLGNAFGEEDLRDFDRRVRQIVGNQQVRYVCELKIDGLAISLHYENGVFVKGATRGDGQVGEDITQNLRTIRSIPLRLTRPLTLEVRGEAFMPRTAFEKLNKEREERGEALFANPRNSAAGSLRQLDPKIAASRQLDTFIYAIGDLQGVDVESHSAGLDLLAELGFKVNQERRTYDDIDGVISFINSWVEKRAQLPYDIDGIVIKVDSYGQQEELGFTAKSPRWAVAYKFPAEEAITVLKGIEVSVGRTGTVTPTAILEPVSLAGTTVKRASLHNEDMIREKGLLIGDHVMVKKAGDIIPEIVAVLPERRDGSETPFLMPTHCPECGSELVRLEEEVALRCINPMCPAQIREGIIHFVSRQAMNIEGLGEKVVAQLYQFEIIRSVADLYYLHEQRDVLLNMERMGEKSVDNLLAAIEASKENSLEKLLFGLGIRLVGAKAARVIAEHFGEMDAIMQAAAEELTQIDEIGPKMAASIVDYFRQPQAQAVIERLKAASVNMSYKGIRVESGADLPFAGKTIVLTGTLSTMTRQEAEEAIARLGGKVTGSVSKKTDLVIAGEKAGSKLEKAEKLGVTVMDEAGFRELLQGQD is encoded by the coding sequence ATGAACGATATGGATCGATTGACGGCGGAAGCACGAATTCTGGAATTGCGGGAACAAATTGAGCATCACAACCGTCTGTATCATACAGAAGACCGTCCGGAAATAACAGACCAGGAGTACGACCAGCTCGTGAGGGAGCTGCAAAATCTGGAGGATCTTTTTCCTGACATGGTCACCCCCGACTCTCCGACGCAGAGAGTGGGCAGCGCCCCTTTATCCGCGTTTGAAAAGGTCGTCCACAGGACACCGATGCTCAGTTTGGGCAATGCCTTCGGTGAGGAGGATTTGCGCGACTTTGACCGCCGGGTGCGCCAGATCGTCGGCAATCAGCAGGTGCGCTATGTTTGTGAGCTGAAAATCGATGGATTGGCGATATCCCTTCACTACGAAAATGGGGTGTTCGTCAAGGGAGCGACACGCGGAGACGGACAGGTCGGGGAGGATATCACGCAAAACCTGCGGACGATCCGCTCCATCCCTTTGCGTCTGACGCGTCCGCTGACACTGGAGGTGCGCGGGGAGGCGTTTATGCCGCGAACTGCCTTTGAGAAGCTGAACAAGGAGCGGGAAGAGCGGGGAGAAGCTCTCTTTGCCAACCCGCGCAATTCCGCCGCCGGATCATTGCGTCAGCTCGATCCCAAAATTGCTGCGTCAAGGCAGCTGGACACCTTTATTTACGCGATCGGCGATTTGCAGGGCGTGGATGTGGAGTCGCACAGCGCAGGACTGGATCTCCTGGCAGAGCTCGGTTTCAAGGTCAATCAGGAACGCCGCACGTATGATGACATTGACGGGGTGATCTCCTTTATCAACAGTTGGGTAGAGAAACGGGCCCAGCTTCCGTATGATATTGACGGGATCGTCATCAAGGTGGACAGCTACGGCCAACAGGAAGAGCTGGGCTTCACCGCGAAGAGCCCTCGCTGGGCCGTTGCTTACAAGTTCCCCGCCGAAGAGGCCATTACGGTGCTGAAGGGAATCGAGGTTTCCGTCGGACGCACCGGTACCGTGACGCCAACCGCGATTCTGGAGCCGGTCAGTTTGGCAGGGACGACCGTGAAGCGCGCCTCGCTGCACAACGAGGATATGATACGGGAAAAAGGCCTGTTGATCGGCGACCATGTCATGGTGAAAAAAGCGGGCGACATCATCCCGGAGATCGTGGCCGTTTTGCCTGAGCGGCGGGATGGAAGCGAAACCCCTTTTCTGATGCCGACGCATTGTCCGGAGTGCGGCAGTGAGCTGGTGCGCCTGGAGGAAGAAGTGGCCCTGCGCTGCATCAATCCGATGTGTCCGGCACAAATCCGCGAGGGCATCATCCATTTTGTCTCCCGTCAGGCAATGAATATCGAAGGCCTGGGGGAGAAGGTCGTAGCGCAGCTTTACCAGTTTGAGATCATTCGCAGTGTTGCCGATCTCTACTACCTGCATGAACAGCGCGATGTGCTGCTGAACATGGAGCGAATGGGTGAAAAGTCGGTAGACAACCTGCTCGCGGCGATTGAGGCGAGCAAGGAAAATTCGCTCGAAAAGCTGTTGTTCGGGCTGGGCATTCGCCTTGTCGGAGCAAAAGCGGCGCGTGTGATTGCGGAGCATTTTGGGGAAATGGACGCGATCATGCAGGCTGCTGCAGAGGAACTGACCCAGATAGATGAAATTGGTCCGAAAATGGCGGCCAGCATCGTCGATTATTTCCGTCAGCCCCAGGCACAGGCGGTGATTGAGCGGCTGAAAGCAGCAAGTGTCAACATGAGCTATAAAGGCATCCGCGTAGAGAGCGGAGCGGATCTGCCGTTCGCAGGAAAAACAATCGTTTTGACCGGAACCTTGTCCACGATGACGCGGCAGGAGGCAGAGGAAGCGATTGCCAGGTTGGGCGGCAAGGTGACGGGCAGTGTGAGCAAAAAAACCGATCTCGTCATTGCGGGAGAAAAGGCGGGCTCCAAGCTGGAAAAGGCGGAGAAATTGGGAGTAACCGTCATGGATGAAGCTGGTTTTCGCGAGCTGCTGCAGGGACAAGACTAG